A genomic segment from Spirochaetota bacterium encodes:
- a CDS encoding FecR domain-containing protein — protein MKHVDELTLLAIAKNSLREDDAKNALLHVKQCGLCSKKLQMIQATIAPQKLIEPSRDILSSILEYHSKSESKKESFFDGLFNFIQTYKRSLAFTTGIVILSIAVVLFSIKPNYKSIPHILYIAGKTNNIVTTQTIKEGHRILLNESDSAVLIANNDIRFMLAGAADLTVSKSRYNTTVEKKKFQYILSKGIANIKSYSPHDTMQYEIKTPDAIVQPLGTEFYINVSPEGSHIYIVEGAVKILNTVTNETVEAETGKLYTISKNEITSFDIEKYELQWVNDIDGSFMNFSDNLDYGEYSAINSNINDNTGKGSSTENRPKDVTSPDMNKETESLKNKNEILEMKELQNEMRQLKKESKHKQGK, from the coding sequence ATGAAGCATGTAGATGAACTAACATTACTTGCCATTGCAAAAAATAGTTTACGTGAAGATGATGCAAAAAATGCACTACTTCATGTTAAACAGTGTGGTCTATGCTCTAAAAAGTTACAGATGATCCAGGCTACTATCGCCCCACAAAAATTAATTGAACCTTCACGCGATATTTTATCTTCTATACTGGAATATCATTCTAAATCAGAATCAAAAAAAGAATCATTCTTTGATGGTCTTTTCAATTTTATACAAACATATAAACGGTCTCTGGCTTTCACTACTGGTATTGTAATTCTAAGTATTGCAGTTGTATTATTTAGCATTAAACCCAATTACAAATCCATTCCACATATATTGTATATTGCTGGTAAAACCAATAACATTGTCACCACCCAAACAATCAAAGAAGGCCACAGGATTTTATTAAACGAAAGCGATTCAGCTGTTCTGATTGCTAACAACGATATTAGGTTCATGTTGGCTGGTGCTGCTGATTTAACAGTTTCCAAGTCCCGATATAATACCACAGTAGAAAAAAAGAAATTCCAGTATATCTTAAGTAAAGGTATAGCAAACATAAAATCATATAGTCCGCATGACACCATGCAGTATGAAATAAAAACACCGGATGCCATTGTGCAGCCATTGGGAACAGAATTTTATATTAATGTATCACCAGAAGGTTCACACATTTACATTGTTGAAGGAGCTGTAAAGATACTTAATACCGTAACTAATGAAACAGTAGAAGCTGAAACAGGAAAATTATATACAATAAGTAAAAATGAAATTACCTCTTTTGATATTGAAAAATATGAACTCCAGTGGGTTAACGACATTGACGGATCATTTATGAATTTTTCGGATAATTTAGATTATGGTGAATATTCTGCAATCAATTCTAATATCAATGATAATACTGGCAAAGGAAGTTCTACTGAAAACAGGCCAAAAGATGTTACTTCACCTGACATGAATAAAGAAACCGAATCATTGAAAAATAAAAATGAAATTCTTGAAATGAAAGAATTACAGAACGAAATGCGACAATTGAAAAAAGAATCAAAGCATAAACAAGGGAAATGA
- a CDS encoding acyltransferase — MKKFKENITGVATVLLLALNTLFWASFLFPIAVLKIIPIRIWRTLINKSLDTIACCWIYCNNAGLKITRSITWDVSGIENLSKKSWYIVIANHQSWTDIVVLQKILTGKIPFLKFFLKKELIWVPVLGLAWWALDFPFMRRYSQSFLLKHPHLKGKDIEVTKKACQKFKYIPVSIMNFVEGTRFTPEKHANQESPYKNLLKPKSGGIGFVFSTMGNMITSILDVTIVYPQGRMSFWDFLCGRVNIIKVHVEEIPVTDDFVGDYVDDPVFKNKFQQWLNDLWYEKDIRINMMKGKSLPLSVKSYAEDEAIIIN, encoded by the coding sequence ATGAAAAAATTTAAGGAAAACATCACCGGAGTTGCTACTGTACTTTTACTGGCACTCAATACACTTTTCTGGGCTTCATTTTTATTTCCAATTGCAGTTTTAAAAATTATACCTATAAGAATATGGCGTACGTTAATAAATAAATCACTGGATACTATTGCATGTTGCTGGATTTACTGCAACAATGCTGGTTTGAAAATAACACGATCCATTACCTGGGATGTTTCTGGTATTGAAAATCTCAGTAAGAAAAGCTGGTATATAGTTATTGCCAATCATCAATCATGGACAGACATTGTTGTATTGCAAAAAATTTTGACTGGCAAAATACCATTTTTAAAATTCTTTTTAAAGAAAGAATTAATCTGGGTACCTGTACTGGGTCTTGCCTGGTGGGCACTTGATTTCCCATTTATGCGACGCTATTCACAATCATTCCTGTTGAAGCATCCACATCTCAAAGGAAAAGATATCGAGGTTACCAAAAAAGCATGCCAGAAATTTAAATATATTCCTGTATCAATTATGAATTTTGTAGAAGGAACACGCTTTACACCAGAAAAACATGCAAACCAGGAGTCACCATATAAAAATCTCTTAAAACCAAAATCAGGTGGTATTGGCTTTGTATTTTCAACTATGGGGAATATGATTACATCAATTCTGGATGTTACAATTGTATATCCACAGGGAAGAATGTCATTCTGGGATTTTTTGTGTGGCAGGGTTAATATAATAAAGGTGCACGTTGAAGAAATACCGGTTACTGATGATTTTGTTGGTGATTATGTTGATGATCCTGTATTCAAAAATAAATTTCAACAATGGCTCAATGATTTGTGGTATGAAAAAGATATCAGGATTAATATGATGAAAGGAAAATCACTTCCACTATCAGTAAAATCGTATGCAGAAGATGAAGCAATAATAATTAACTAA